The genomic interval TTTAATAATTTCAAAGAAATACCAATTTTTATCAATTCCGTCCTCCAAGGCAAGGCCAAAAAGGCCTCGGTTTCCCTTGGCCGGTTTATTTTCAACACCACCATCGGTCTGGGCGGTCTTATCGATGTCCTTGGTAACGGGGGCATTCCCCAGGAAAACGAGGATTTTGGCCAGACCCTGGGCGTCTGGGGCGTGCCGGCCGGGCCATACTTGGTCCTGCCGGTGCTTGGCCCCTCGGGCGTGCGCGACACGGGCGGATTGGCCGTGGACGC from Deltaproteobacteria bacterium carries:
- a CDS encoding VacJ family lipoprotein → FNNFKEIPIFINSVLQGKAKKASVSLGRFIFNTTIGLGGLIDVLGNGGIPQENEDFGQTLGVWGVPAGPYLVLPVLGPSGVRDTGGLAVDAIMTLNPADFIFDGLNWAAQGAATTGVYAVKAVDSRHQVKFRYYETGSPFEYQLVRFIYAKKRELDIDK